From the genome of Bombus pascuorum chromosome 2, iyBomPasc1.1, whole genome shotgun sequence, one region includes:
- the LOC132916276 gene encoding uncharacterized protein LOC132916276 isoform X1, with protein MEGTLEEPPIKDSSQTSPDKVLKDVIPNGVNGNYNDKEEFIDADTNISKLVSKEISVVREEREANGKEDDEEKHRMDVEMEERGLEPENSEQNGIAQNRSKGSGMSESENDSKMSKSPEGVSDINNFSEVSKTEDKCRNTSCEAMEVDEQSNNSDVECLDENITEIHSDNDDVFTTKASALKDNNLSGSSDIQLNDSSEIADSSMDTSDVKICEENGSCDSPDIEEITDSAKNGHNTSPERINKDPKQRKQRKQVDLSSITPRRSSRNIKRTSYIEKEIEEEEVDDDGSDIEEIKPEDPLAGVDSKDKENSKLKSPVKNSKTTIVVNDTKRLVEIAAGSKSVKGGKKEPTLVIIDTNSILSGRGGVPVSSSKPHHTVSSTSSFSVVPVGMTTQTMYPNMRTTITPVPMTSKTAQLSPKTTSMTTVTPTVTPPILPTLSDDMFVVEAPSFIVPYVYEKPPLKPLKEFVTKLEKCLENQEKEERSKRSIEENKGEECDEDSLDIIQKNKDKSDESENEGTYSKSKKDEDRGDNSVDITESGFSNISDKQDIRQDDRNKVLTYFDLPLGKFFMQIGVNLVQEYVQTDLLRTQKRKQGKSSTSAETQLAINSLIKNLEFSKENNEPFHLEQKKCEFCNFKTESTLVMQHHLETPHMRNYVYKCNFCPTEMRSPHDILYHMEAEHNTRGRLERGPAFHQCPNCPFEDNQKGKLNRHILACTKKFRSEKNLEPGADWEPPAKIPRFNRTRPVGPTNPSALAMAMSGKGPQPLLPKLLPAPITGRGRGRPPMQPRYSDLKTLRPGGTTMRQDNVAGMMYRPTSSGLLVPTSYRFGSNQIFQVVGGSGTVMSAVSGVSSSSGGSSGQPTPIALVPNVIDSLSRLSSSQNTTASPKNPTAKLLSQPSISITPLPRTTSQTSIPGSGTSSKSGEKTTFVICEICDGYIKDLEQLRNHMQWIHKVKIHPKMIYSRPPLNCQKCQFRFFTDQGLERHLLGSHGLVTSSMQEAANRGKDAGRCPACGRVYQWKLLNHVARDHGMTLKPAHLSYKCTVCTSTFGMYKQFENHVYSAHSGVAKRVMDKKNTPSSPSSRSNDSLLKPLKINDEITIIPQPAKPTTRSGTSQGRGK; from the exons ATGGAAGGCACGCTGGAAGAACCCCCTATTAAGGACTCATCTCAGACCAGTCCTGATAAGGTTCTCAAAG ATGTGATTCCAAATGGGGTTAATGGAAATTATAATGACAAGGAAGAATTCATTGATGCTGACACTAATATATCCAAACTTGTGTCAAAAGAAATTAGTGTAGtaagagaggagagagaggcAAATGGAAAAGAAGATGATGAAGAAAAACACAGAATGGATGttgaaatggaagaaaggGGTCTAGAACCTGAAAATAGTGAACAGAATGGGATAGCGCAAAACAGAAGTAAAGGGAGTGGAATGTCAGAGTCAGAAAATGACTCTAAGATGTCTAAATCTCCAGAGGGTGTCAGTGACATAAACAATTTTAGTGAAGTGTCCAAGACTGAAGATAAGTGTAGAAACACATCTTGTGAGGCTATGGAAGTTGATGAACAGAGTAATAACTCGGATGTTGAATGTCTTGACGAAAACATAACAGAAATACACTCTGATAACGATGATGTGTTCACTACAAAAGCTTCTGCCCttaaagataataatttatcaggCAGTAGTGATATCCAACTTAACGATAGTAGCGAAATTGCTGATAGTAGTATGGATACATCTGATGTGAAAATTTGTGAAGAAAACGGTAGTTGCGATAGTCCTGATATTGAAGAAATAACTGATAGTGCAAAGAATGGTCATAATACTTCACCAGAACGTATTAATAAAGACCcaaaacaaagaaaacaaagaaagcaAGTAGATCTTAGTAGTATTACACCAAGAAGAAGTTCTCGAAATATAAAGAGGACAAGTtacatagaaaaagaaatagaagaagagGAAGTAGATGATGATGGCTCAGATATTGAGGAAATTAAGCCAGAAGATCCTCTGGCTGGTGTTGATAGTAAAGACAAAGAGAATTCTAAACTAAAGTCACCAGTAAAAAATAGTAAGACTACTATTGTAGTCAATGATACTAAACGGTTAGTAGAAATAGCTGCTGGTAGTAAATCTgtaaaaggaggaaagaaagaacCTACCTTAGTTATTATAGACACAAATTCTATACTTTCTGGACGTGGTGGTGTTCCTGTGAGTAGCAGTAAACCTCATCACACTGTTTCTAGTACTAGCTCATTTTCAGTAGTTCCAGTGGGAATGACTACACAAACTATGTATCCTAATATGAGGACGACTATTACACCAGTGCCCATGACGTCAAAAACTGCACAGTTAAGTCCTAAAACCACTAGTATGACAACAGTAACACCTACGGTTACACCTCCAATATTACCTACTTTAAGCGATGACATGTTTGTCGTAGAAGCACCATCTTTTATAGTAccatatgtatatgaaaaacCACCTCTGAAACCCTTAAAGGAGTTCGTcacaaaattggaaaaatgcttagaaaatcaagaaaaagaagagagaagcaAAAGAAGCATAGAAGAAAATAAGGGAGAGGAATGTGATGAGGATTCATTGGATAtaattcaaaaaaataaagataaaagtgATGAAAGTGAAAATGAAGGAACTTATAGTAAGAGTAAAAAGGATGAAGACAGAGGTGATAATTCAGTAGATATAACCGAATCTGGATTTAGTAATATAAGTGATAAACAGGATATACGACAAGACGATAGGAATAAAGTACTGACATATTTTGATTTACCACTGGGGAaatttttcatgcaaattgGAGTGAATCTTGTTCAGGAATATGTGCAAACTGATCTTTTACGGACTCAAAAACGTAAACAGGGAAAAAGTAGCACATCGGCTGAAACTCAACTAGCTATAAATTCACTCATTAAAAATCTAGAATTtagtaaagaaaataatgaaccATTCCATTTAGAACAGAAAAAATGTGAATTCtgtaattttaaaacagaatCAACTTTAGTCATGCAACATCATTTAGAAACTCCACATATGCGCAATTATGTCTACAAGTGTAATTTTTGTCCAACTGAAATGCGTAGTCCCCACGACATATTATACCATATGGAAGCAGAACATAATACTCGCGGGAGGTTGGAGCGGGGTCCAGCTTTTCATCAATGTCCTAATTGTCCGTTTGAAGACAACCAGAAAGGCAAACTAAATCGACATATACTTGCTTGTACTAAGAAATTCAGATCAGAAAAGAATTTAGAACCAGGTGCTGATTGGGAACCTCCAGCAAAAATTCCACGATTCAATCGAACAAGGCCTGTTGGGCCGACTAACCCCAGTGCACTTGCGATGGCAATGAGCGGTAAAGGACCTCAACCACTTTTACCAAAATTACTTCCTGCTCCAATCACTGGTCGTGGAAGAGGACGGCCGCCTATGCAACCAAGATATTCAGATTTGAAAACGTTACGACCGGGTGGTACGACAATGCGTCAGG ATAATGTTGCAGGAATGATGTATCGTCCAACATCGTCTGGCTTATTGGTCCCTACTTCATACAGATTTGGTagtaatcaaatatttcag GTGGTGGGTGGCTCTGGGACTGTCATGTCGGCTGTCTCGGGAGTGAGTAGCAGTAGCGGCGGCAGTTCCGGTCAACCCACACCCATTGCACTTGTACCCAACGTAATCGACTCTCTCTCTAGATTGTCCTCATCACAG aataCAACAGCAAGTCCCAAAAATCCTACTGCAAAATTGTTAAGTCAACCAAGTATATCTATAACACCATTGCCACGTACAACATCGCAAACCTCCATTCCTGGTTCTGGGACTTCATCAAAATCTGGAGAAAAAACTACATTTGTCATATGTGAAATTTGCGATGGTTATATTAAG GATTTAGAACAACTACGTAACCATATGCAATGGATTCACAAAGTAAAAATACATCCAAAGATGATTTATAGTAGACCTCCATTGAATTGCCAAAAATGTCAATTTCGGTTTTTCACAGATCag gGTCTGGAAAGACATTTACTTGGGTCTCATGGTTTGGTTACATCTAGTATGCAAGAAGCTGCAAATAGAGGAAAAGATGCAGGTCGCTGCCCCGCTTGCGGCAGG GTATATCAATGGAAATTACTAAATCATGTTGCGCGAGATCATGGAATGACATTAAAACCAGCGCATCTATCTTATAAATGTACAGTTTGCACTTCCACATTTGGAATGTATAAGCAGTTTGAAAATCACGTATATTCGGCACATAGTGGCGTAGCTAAAAGAGTAATGGATAAGAAGAATACACCTTCATCTCCATCGTCCAGATCCAATGACTCCCTTCTGAAACCACTGAAGATTAATGATGAAATTACGATTATTCCACAACCAGCAAAACCTACAACCAGGTCGGGTACATCTCAAGGCAGAGGAAAATAG
- the LOC132916276 gene encoding uncharacterized protein LOC132916276 isoform X2 — MEGTLEEPPIKDSSQTSPDKVLKDVIPNGVNGNYNDKEEFIDADTNISKLVSKEISVVREEREANGKEDDEEKHRMDVEMEERGLEPENSEQNGIAQNRSKGSGMSESENDSKMSKSPEGVSDINNFSEVSKTEDKCRNTSCEAMEVDEQSNNSDVECLDENITEIHSDNDDVFTTKASALKDNNLSGSSDIQLNDSSEIADSSMDTSDVKICEENGSCDSPDIEEITDSAKNGHNTSPERINKDPKQRKQRKQVDLSSITPRRSSRNIKRTSYIEKEIEEEEVDDDGSDIEEIKPEDPLAGVDSKDKENSKLKSPVKNSKTTIVVNDTKRLVEIAAGSKSVKGGKKEPTLVIIDTNSILSGRGGVPVSSSKPHHTVSSTSSFSVVPVGMTTQTMYPNMRTTITPVPMTSKTAQLSPKTTSMTTVTPTVTPPILPTLSDDMFVVEAPSFIVPYVYEKPPLKPLKEFVTKLEKCLENQEKEERSKRSIEENKGEECDEDSLDIIQKNKDKSDESENEGTYSKSKKDEDRGDNSVDITESGFSNISDKQDIRQDDRNKVLTYFDLPLGKFFMQIGVNLVQEYVQTDLLRTQKRKQGKSSTSAETQLAINSLIKNLEFSKENNEPFHLEQKKCEFCNFKTESTLVMQHHLETPHMRNYVYKCNFCPTEMRSPHDILYHMEAEHNTRGRLERGPAFHQCPNCPFEDNQKGKLNRHILACTKKFRSEKNLEPGADWEPPAKIPRFNRTRPVGPTNPSALAMAMSGKGPQPLLPKLLPAPITGRGRGRPPMQPRYSDLKTLRPGGTTMRQDNVAGMMYRPTSSGLLVPTSYRFGSNQIFQNTTASPKNPTAKLLSQPSISITPLPRTTSQTSIPGSGTSSKSGEKTTFVICEICDGYIKDLEQLRNHMQWIHKVKIHPKMIYSRPPLNCQKCQFRFFTDQGLERHLLGSHGLVTSSMQEAANRGKDAGRCPACGRVYQWKLLNHVARDHGMTLKPAHLSYKCTVCTSTFGMYKQFENHVYSAHSGVAKRVMDKKNTPSSPSSRSNDSLLKPLKINDEITIIPQPAKPTTRSGTSQGRGK; from the exons ATGGAAGGCACGCTGGAAGAACCCCCTATTAAGGACTCATCTCAGACCAGTCCTGATAAGGTTCTCAAAG ATGTGATTCCAAATGGGGTTAATGGAAATTATAATGACAAGGAAGAATTCATTGATGCTGACACTAATATATCCAAACTTGTGTCAAAAGAAATTAGTGTAGtaagagaggagagagaggcAAATGGAAAAGAAGATGATGAAGAAAAACACAGAATGGATGttgaaatggaagaaaggGGTCTAGAACCTGAAAATAGTGAACAGAATGGGATAGCGCAAAACAGAAGTAAAGGGAGTGGAATGTCAGAGTCAGAAAATGACTCTAAGATGTCTAAATCTCCAGAGGGTGTCAGTGACATAAACAATTTTAGTGAAGTGTCCAAGACTGAAGATAAGTGTAGAAACACATCTTGTGAGGCTATGGAAGTTGATGAACAGAGTAATAACTCGGATGTTGAATGTCTTGACGAAAACATAACAGAAATACACTCTGATAACGATGATGTGTTCACTACAAAAGCTTCTGCCCttaaagataataatttatcaggCAGTAGTGATATCCAACTTAACGATAGTAGCGAAATTGCTGATAGTAGTATGGATACATCTGATGTGAAAATTTGTGAAGAAAACGGTAGTTGCGATAGTCCTGATATTGAAGAAATAACTGATAGTGCAAAGAATGGTCATAATACTTCACCAGAACGTATTAATAAAGACCcaaaacaaagaaaacaaagaaagcaAGTAGATCTTAGTAGTATTACACCAAGAAGAAGTTCTCGAAATATAAAGAGGACAAGTtacatagaaaaagaaatagaagaagagGAAGTAGATGATGATGGCTCAGATATTGAGGAAATTAAGCCAGAAGATCCTCTGGCTGGTGTTGATAGTAAAGACAAAGAGAATTCTAAACTAAAGTCACCAGTAAAAAATAGTAAGACTACTATTGTAGTCAATGATACTAAACGGTTAGTAGAAATAGCTGCTGGTAGTAAATCTgtaaaaggaggaaagaaagaacCTACCTTAGTTATTATAGACACAAATTCTATACTTTCTGGACGTGGTGGTGTTCCTGTGAGTAGCAGTAAACCTCATCACACTGTTTCTAGTACTAGCTCATTTTCAGTAGTTCCAGTGGGAATGACTACACAAACTATGTATCCTAATATGAGGACGACTATTACACCAGTGCCCATGACGTCAAAAACTGCACAGTTAAGTCCTAAAACCACTAGTATGACAACAGTAACACCTACGGTTACACCTCCAATATTACCTACTTTAAGCGATGACATGTTTGTCGTAGAAGCACCATCTTTTATAGTAccatatgtatatgaaaaacCACCTCTGAAACCCTTAAAGGAGTTCGTcacaaaattggaaaaatgcttagaaaatcaagaaaaagaagagagaagcaAAAGAAGCATAGAAGAAAATAAGGGAGAGGAATGTGATGAGGATTCATTGGATAtaattcaaaaaaataaagataaaagtgATGAAAGTGAAAATGAAGGAACTTATAGTAAGAGTAAAAAGGATGAAGACAGAGGTGATAATTCAGTAGATATAACCGAATCTGGATTTAGTAATATAAGTGATAAACAGGATATACGACAAGACGATAGGAATAAAGTACTGACATATTTTGATTTACCACTGGGGAaatttttcatgcaaattgGAGTGAATCTTGTTCAGGAATATGTGCAAACTGATCTTTTACGGACTCAAAAACGTAAACAGGGAAAAAGTAGCACATCGGCTGAAACTCAACTAGCTATAAATTCACTCATTAAAAATCTAGAATTtagtaaagaaaataatgaaccATTCCATTTAGAACAGAAAAAATGTGAATTCtgtaattttaaaacagaatCAACTTTAGTCATGCAACATCATTTAGAAACTCCACATATGCGCAATTATGTCTACAAGTGTAATTTTTGTCCAACTGAAATGCGTAGTCCCCACGACATATTATACCATATGGAAGCAGAACATAATACTCGCGGGAGGTTGGAGCGGGGTCCAGCTTTTCATCAATGTCCTAATTGTCCGTTTGAAGACAACCAGAAAGGCAAACTAAATCGACATATACTTGCTTGTACTAAGAAATTCAGATCAGAAAAGAATTTAGAACCAGGTGCTGATTGGGAACCTCCAGCAAAAATTCCACGATTCAATCGAACAAGGCCTGTTGGGCCGACTAACCCCAGTGCACTTGCGATGGCAATGAGCGGTAAAGGACCTCAACCACTTTTACCAAAATTACTTCCTGCTCCAATCACTGGTCGTGGAAGAGGACGGCCGCCTATGCAACCAAGATATTCAGATTTGAAAACGTTACGACCGGGTGGTACGACAATGCGTCAGG ATAATGTTGCAGGAATGATGTATCGTCCAACATCGTCTGGCTTATTGGTCCCTACTTCATACAGATTTGGTagtaatcaaatatttcag aataCAACAGCAAGTCCCAAAAATCCTACTGCAAAATTGTTAAGTCAACCAAGTATATCTATAACACCATTGCCACGTACAACATCGCAAACCTCCATTCCTGGTTCTGGGACTTCATCAAAATCTGGAGAAAAAACTACATTTGTCATATGTGAAATTTGCGATGGTTATATTAAG GATTTAGAACAACTACGTAACCATATGCAATGGATTCACAAAGTAAAAATACATCCAAAGATGATTTATAGTAGACCTCCATTGAATTGCCAAAAATGTCAATTTCGGTTTTTCACAGATCag gGTCTGGAAAGACATTTACTTGGGTCTCATGGTTTGGTTACATCTAGTATGCAAGAAGCTGCAAATAGAGGAAAAGATGCAGGTCGCTGCCCCGCTTGCGGCAGG GTATATCAATGGAAATTACTAAATCATGTTGCGCGAGATCATGGAATGACATTAAAACCAGCGCATCTATCTTATAAATGTACAGTTTGCACTTCCACATTTGGAATGTATAAGCAGTTTGAAAATCACGTATATTCGGCACATAGTGGCGTAGCTAAAAGAGTAATGGATAAGAAGAATACACCTTCATCTCCATCGTCCAGATCCAATGACTCCCTTCTGAAACCACTGAAGATTAATGATGAAATTACGATTATTCCACAACCAGCAAAACCTACAACCAGGTCGGGTACATCTCAAGGCAGAGGAAAATAG
- the LOC132916276 gene encoding uncharacterized protein LOC132916276 isoform X3, which translates to MDVEMEERGLEPENSEQNGIAQNRSKGSGMSESENDSKMSKSPEGVSDINNFSEVSKTEDKCRNTSCEAMEVDEQSNNSDVECLDENITEIHSDNDDVFTTKASALKDNNLSGSSDIQLNDSSEIADSSMDTSDVKICEENGSCDSPDIEEITDSAKNGHNTSPERINKDPKQRKQRKQVDLSSITPRRSSRNIKRTSYIEKEIEEEEVDDDGSDIEEIKPEDPLAGVDSKDKENSKLKSPVKNSKTTIVVNDTKRLVEIAAGSKSVKGGKKEPTLVIIDTNSILSGRGGVPVSSSKPHHTVSSTSSFSVVPVGMTTQTMYPNMRTTITPVPMTSKTAQLSPKTTSMTTVTPTVTPPILPTLSDDMFVVEAPSFIVPYVYEKPPLKPLKEFVTKLEKCLENQEKEERSKRSIEENKGEECDEDSLDIIQKNKDKSDESENEGTYSKSKKDEDRGDNSVDITESGFSNISDKQDIRQDDRNKVLTYFDLPLGKFFMQIGVNLVQEYVQTDLLRTQKRKQGKSSTSAETQLAINSLIKNLEFSKENNEPFHLEQKKCEFCNFKTESTLVMQHHLETPHMRNYVYKCNFCPTEMRSPHDILYHMEAEHNTRGRLERGPAFHQCPNCPFEDNQKGKLNRHILACTKKFRSEKNLEPGADWEPPAKIPRFNRTRPVGPTNPSALAMAMSGKGPQPLLPKLLPAPITGRGRGRPPMQPRYSDLKTLRPGGTTMRQDNVAGMMYRPTSSGLLVPTSYRFGSNQIFQVVGGSGTVMSAVSGVSSSSGGSSGQPTPIALVPNVIDSLSRLSSSQNTTASPKNPTAKLLSQPSISITPLPRTTSQTSIPGSGTSSKSGEKTTFVICEICDGYIKDLEQLRNHMQWIHKVKIHPKMIYSRPPLNCQKCQFRFFTDQGLERHLLGSHGLVTSSMQEAANRGKDAGRCPACGRVYQWKLLNHVARDHGMTLKPAHLSYKCTVCTSTFGMYKQFENHVYSAHSGVAKRVMDKKNTPSSPSSRSNDSLLKPLKINDEITIIPQPAKPTTRSGTSQGRGK; encoded by the exons ATGGATGttgaaatggaagaaaggGGTCTAGAACCTGAAAATAGTGAACAGAATGGGATAGCGCAAAACAGAAGTAAAGGGAGTGGAATGTCAGAGTCAGAAAATGACTCTAAGATGTCTAAATCTCCAGAGGGTGTCAGTGACATAAACAATTTTAGTGAAGTGTCCAAGACTGAAGATAAGTGTAGAAACACATCTTGTGAGGCTATGGAAGTTGATGAACAGAGTAATAACTCGGATGTTGAATGTCTTGACGAAAACATAACAGAAATACACTCTGATAACGATGATGTGTTCACTACAAAAGCTTCTGCCCttaaagataataatttatcaggCAGTAGTGATATCCAACTTAACGATAGTAGCGAAATTGCTGATAGTAGTATGGATACATCTGATGTGAAAATTTGTGAAGAAAACGGTAGTTGCGATAGTCCTGATATTGAAGAAATAACTGATAGTGCAAAGAATGGTCATAATACTTCACCAGAACGTATTAATAAAGACCcaaaacaaagaaaacaaagaaagcaAGTAGATCTTAGTAGTATTACACCAAGAAGAAGTTCTCGAAATATAAAGAGGACAAGTtacatagaaaaagaaatagaagaagagGAAGTAGATGATGATGGCTCAGATATTGAGGAAATTAAGCCAGAAGATCCTCTGGCTGGTGTTGATAGTAAAGACAAAGAGAATTCTAAACTAAAGTCACCAGTAAAAAATAGTAAGACTACTATTGTAGTCAATGATACTAAACGGTTAGTAGAAATAGCTGCTGGTAGTAAATCTgtaaaaggaggaaagaaagaacCTACCTTAGTTATTATAGACACAAATTCTATACTTTCTGGACGTGGTGGTGTTCCTGTGAGTAGCAGTAAACCTCATCACACTGTTTCTAGTACTAGCTCATTTTCAGTAGTTCCAGTGGGAATGACTACACAAACTATGTATCCTAATATGAGGACGACTATTACACCAGTGCCCATGACGTCAAAAACTGCACAGTTAAGTCCTAAAACCACTAGTATGACAACAGTAACACCTACGGTTACACCTCCAATATTACCTACTTTAAGCGATGACATGTTTGTCGTAGAAGCACCATCTTTTATAGTAccatatgtatatgaaaaacCACCTCTGAAACCCTTAAAGGAGTTCGTcacaaaattggaaaaatgcttagaaaatcaagaaaaagaagagagaagcaAAAGAAGCATAGAAGAAAATAAGGGAGAGGAATGTGATGAGGATTCATTGGATAtaattcaaaaaaataaagataaaagtgATGAAAGTGAAAATGAAGGAACTTATAGTAAGAGTAAAAAGGATGAAGACAGAGGTGATAATTCAGTAGATATAACCGAATCTGGATTTAGTAATATAAGTGATAAACAGGATATACGACAAGACGATAGGAATAAAGTACTGACATATTTTGATTTACCACTGGGGAaatttttcatgcaaattgGAGTGAATCTTGTTCAGGAATATGTGCAAACTGATCTTTTACGGACTCAAAAACGTAAACAGGGAAAAAGTAGCACATCGGCTGAAACTCAACTAGCTATAAATTCACTCATTAAAAATCTAGAATTtagtaaagaaaataatgaaccATTCCATTTAGAACAGAAAAAATGTGAATTCtgtaattttaaaacagaatCAACTTTAGTCATGCAACATCATTTAGAAACTCCACATATGCGCAATTATGTCTACAAGTGTAATTTTTGTCCAACTGAAATGCGTAGTCCCCACGACATATTATACCATATGGAAGCAGAACATAATACTCGCGGGAGGTTGGAGCGGGGTCCAGCTTTTCATCAATGTCCTAATTGTCCGTTTGAAGACAACCAGAAAGGCAAACTAAATCGACATATACTTGCTTGTACTAAGAAATTCAGATCAGAAAAGAATTTAGAACCAGGTGCTGATTGGGAACCTCCAGCAAAAATTCCACGATTCAATCGAACAAGGCCTGTTGGGCCGACTAACCCCAGTGCACTTGCGATGGCAATGAGCGGTAAAGGACCTCAACCACTTTTACCAAAATTACTTCCTGCTCCAATCACTGGTCGTGGAAGAGGACGGCCGCCTATGCAACCAAGATATTCAGATTTGAAAACGTTACGACCGGGTGGTACGACAATGCGTCAGG ATAATGTTGCAGGAATGATGTATCGTCCAACATCGTCTGGCTTATTGGTCCCTACTTCATACAGATTTGGTagtaatcaaatatttcag GTGGTGGGTGGCTCTGGGACTGTCATGTCGGCTGTCTCGGGAGTGAGTAGCAGTAGCGGCGGCAGTTCCGGTCAACCCACACCCATTGCACTTGTACCCAACGTAATCGACTCTCTCTCTAGATTGTCCTCATCACAG aataCAACAGCAAGTCCCAAAAATCCTACTGCAAAATTGTTAAGTCAACCAAGTATATCTATAACACCATTGCCACGTACAACATCGCAAACCTCCATTCCTGGTTCTGGGACTTCATCAAAATCTGGAGAAAAAACTACATTTGTCATATGTGAAATTTGCGATGGTTATATTAAG GATTTAGAACAACTACGTAACCATATGCAATGGATTCACAAAGTAAAAATACATCCAAAGATGATTTATAGTAGACCTCCATTGAATTGCCAAAAATGTCAATTTCGGTTTTTCACAGATCag gGTCTGGAAAGACATTTACTTGGGTCTCATGGTTTGGTTACATCTAGTATGCAAGAAGCTGCAAATAGAGGAAAAGATGCAGGTCGCTGCCCCGCTTGCGGCAGG GTATATCAATGGAAATTACTAAATCATGTTGCGCGAGATCATGGAATGACATTAAAACCAGCGCATCTATCTTATAAATGTACAGTTTGCACTTCCACATTTGGAATGTATAAGCAGTTTGAAAATCACGTATATTCGGCACATAGTGGCGTAGCTAAAAGAGTAATGGATAAGAAGAATACACCTTCATCTCCATCGTCCAGATCCAATGACTCCCTTCTGAAACCACTGAAGATTAATGATGAAATTACGATTATTCCACAACCAGCAAAACCTACAACCAGGTCGGGTACATCTCAAGGCAGAGGAAAATAG